From the Helicobacteraceae bacterium genome, the window TTATAGCGCTAAGCGTATCCGTTACGACAATATCGTTCGCCCGTTTATCGGTTAGTAGCAGACGACCGAAGTTTTTATGATCGTCGTCCAGCCCCGTAATGGCGCTATGCGTCCCGCCAAGCTCGATCCCCCGTCCGTCGGCGGAGGTGAGATTAAGCCTTCCCATCCAGTCTCTGCTAGCCGTTACGCCCGTCTCGGTGGTATATTTATTGATCGCGTTTACCAGATTGCCGTCGCGATCGGCTTGATCGACAATCACGTCGCCAATAACAATCCCGTTGATGGTAAGCCCCGAAATGTTGCCCGCTTGAATCTCGCCCGATCCCGTCGATTGGGTGATGAACGAGGCGCGAATGCCCGAAAGAACGTCGGTGTTCTTGTTGATCGTTTCCGCAAGCACTCCCACGCCCGTTTGCGCGCCCGAAGAGATAACGACGCTTTCAAGTTTGATCGTCTTTTCGCCGACCTTAAACTCTAACGCGACCACGCCTGAAGCGGAGATATTGCTGGTGGTCTCGCGCCGCACGGAGCCGATCTTATCGGAGCTTGTCGCGCCGATGGAAACGCCGATCACCTCGTTTGAATAGGCGCCGACCTCGAAGGCTTTGTTGGTGTAGCTGCCCGCGAGCATTTTTAGCCCGTTGTAGGAGGTCTGAAAAGCGATATTGTCAAGCTGTTCTATTAGCCTGATAACGTCGCGTTGGATCGCCGCGCGCGACTCGTAATTTTGCGTGTCTTGCGCCGCTTGCGCCGCTTTGGCTTTGATGGTATCAAGCACCTTAATCTGCTCGTCCATAGCCTTGTCCGCCACGCCGATCATACCGATCGCGTCGTTGGCGTTTCGCATCGACTGCGCGAGCGCGTTTGCCTGAGATCGCAAACTGTCCGCGATCGCCATACCGGACGAGTCGTCGGAGGCTTTGTTGATCCTTAAGCCTGAAGAAAGCTTTTCAAGCGACTTAGTTATCTCGCGGTTGGTTACGGCGAGGTTAACGTTGGAGTTCATCGCTTTAATGTTGGTGTTGATGATGAAGCTCACGCTATCGTCCTTTTTTTCGGTATAGTTCGCTAGATAAAAGCATGCGGCGTTCCAAAATGAGGGTAATCATGAAAAAGTCGTCGGCTATCGCGGCGCTTGTTATATTACTGTGCGGTTGCGCTTCGCTAAAGCCAAGTTTCGACGCGCAAACTACGCCGCTAATCGCCGAGTCGTTTGACGGCGCAAAAAACCAAAGCGCCGTATATCGCCCCGTATCATGGAAAGAGCTGGGCGGTTGGAAAAAAGACGATCACGCCGAGGCGCTAATCGCGTTTGTAAAAAGTTGCGAAATAAACGCCGCCGCGTCGATTTGGGCAAAAACGTGCGCGGAGGCTAAAGAGACCGGCGCGGACGATCGCGTAAGCGCCCGCCTATTTTTTGAAACGCACTTTCAGCCTTACGAAGTGATCGCCGACGGCAAGAGCAGGCAAGGGCTGGTTACGGGCTACTATCTGCCGCTGTTAAACGGCAGCAAAACCAAAACCGCGCGGTTTGCCTATCCAATATATAAAAAACCATCCGATCTCGTCGTGGTGGATCTGCAAGCGTTTGGCGTAAATCGCAAACCGACGCGCGCGCGGCTTACAAGCGACGGCATGGTAACGCCTTACTACGATCGCGCCGCTATCGACTCGAACGCTTCGCCGTTAGCCGGAAACGAGCTGTTTTGGGTTGACGATCCGATCGGGTTATTTTTTATGCATATACAGGGATCGGGGCTGATTCGTTTTTTAAGCGGCGAAACGCGCCTAGTTGGCTACGCGGATCAAAACGGACGCGCCTACTATCCGATCGGGTTGTATCTTATAGAAAACGGCGAGATCGCGCGCGACGCGCTGTCTATGCAGAGCATTCGCGCTTGGCTCGAGGCGAATCCTAAACGAATGCGCGAGGTTTTGAATAAAAATCCAAGCTACATATTTTTTGAAGAGGGCAACGTTAGCGTCGGCGCGTTTGGCGCGCAGGGAGCGCCGCTATCGCCGAAACG encodes:
- a CDS encoding flagellin B — its product is MSFIINTNIKAMNSNVNLAVTNREITKSLEKLSSGLRINKASDDSSGMAIADSLRSQANALAQSMRNANDAIGMIGVADKAMDEQIKVLDTIKAKAAQAAQDTQNYESRAAIQRDVIRLIEQLDNIAFQTSYNGLKMLAGSYTNKAFEVGAYSNEVIGVSIGATSSDKIGSVRRETTSNISASGVVALEFKVGEKTIKLESVVISSGAQTGVGVLAETINKNTDVLSGIRASFITQSTGSGEIQAGNISGLTINGIVIGDVIVDQADRDGNLVNAINKYTTETGVTASRDWMGRLNLTSADGRGIELGGTHSAITGLDDDHKNFGRLLLTDKRANDIVVTDTLSAINGNLNAYQANYNLRMVRGIFDKDDINAGGGFGNLTQYNEADFNFGSGVTTREGAMIVMDIAESAIALLDRIRSDIGAAQLQLEVTLNNISVTQVNVKAAESGIRDVDFGAESSNFSKQSILVQSGSYALSQANAIQQAALRLLQ
- a CDS encoding murein transglycosylase A, producing the protein MRVIMKKSSAIAALVILLCGCASLKPSFDAQTTPLIAESFDGAKNQSAVYRPVSWKELGGWKKDDHAEALIAFVKSCEINAAASIWAKTCAEAKETGADDRVSARLFFETHFQPYEVIADGKSRQGLVTGYYLPLLNGSKTKTARFAYPIYKKPSDLVVVDLQAFGVNRKPTRARLTSDGMVTPYYDRAAIDSNASPLAGNELFWVDDPIGLFFMHIQGSGLIRFLSGETRLVGYADQNGRAYYPIGLYLIENGEIARDALSMQSIRAWLEANPKRMREVLNKNPSYIFFEEGNVSVGAFGAQGAPLSPKRSIAVDPSFIPLGAPVFIRAVDPSGDLSRLCVAQDTGGAIKGATRADFFWGEGFEAEERAGKMRMQSEMWILLPK